TAAAACTGAAATTCTGTGTTAAATTACTTACCCTGAAAAAAGTGAAGCTACTAACTGAATTAAGTGTCACTCAAAAGCAGTTTCTTGGCTTTTTCTTACACAGCGGGCAACTTTTCTTTTGAATTCTCCATTTCTATCTTCCCTCCATTCTTTCTGTAAATTAAAATACAGATTATTTAAACTGTTTAAGATGAACATTGCCTCTCCAACCCCCTGGGAAAAATACCCATTATTTTCTTATATTGTTTAAGAGAAAAAAGTAGCACGTGCTGTTTCGATTAATGTATTCAATGAATTAAGCATACATTTATAAATTGTATCTTATTGAGTAACTTCACAGTAAGTATAATTTGCAATTCCACCCTgaacaaatcaatcaaacaaaaaaaaaaaaaaccaaaccattcATATAGTTAAATAacaattaaaactattttaaaaaccctataaaAACAAGAGGCGGGGAGAGAACATTCCAAATTTGAATACAATACAGCCATTTCACAGGGCCTGTGCTTCCATGGGATCCACAGATCTAATGGCAGAAAGAAGTTTTGAGGGCCTTTTAGAAGGCTAATAGAGCTGGGAGCCAATCTCACTTTAGAAGCAAAGTATTCCAGAGGGTGGGTACCACAGCAGAAAGGGCTCTCTTCTCAGGGCCCACCAAATAATGCTCTTTGGCTACAGAATCCACAACATGCCTCTCTTGCTGGACATGATTGAATGGGCAGATGCAAACAGGGAGAGGTGGCTCCTCAGAGAATCTGGCATCAAACATTATGGGTCCTTAAAAggtcaaaatatttaaaatatcccaTGAAACCCATCAAGTGGTTTGCTGCCCCCTAAAGTCAGAAGATGACCACTATTAAACACACTTTTTAAAAGCCCCGTTTCTCTTAAGAAAATAGTTAGTCAAGGACTCAAACTAATTCCTAATTTATTTTAGCAATAGTAGGAACATTTTTATTTATGAGAGTCATACCGCTGCATCAACATTAGCAGGAGAATCGCCGTTGGGATCTGCCAGCATAGAAATTACACTAATCATTATGGTTTCCACTGTATGAATGGGAAGCCAGCGTTCTTCAGGTTTCTCATAGCCATACTTGTCTTCACCAGGTTCATGAAGGATGGAAATACAGACATCACCATTTTTGTCAACTGAAAACAAAGAAAGGGAAGATCATTCAGAGGCACAGTATagcagcaaaaatatttcagacaACTGCAAAGATCAGCAACGGGCCAATTCTCATTCATGATTCTCAATCCATCATGCTAATATTATGGAGTGTCACAGAGTGAcacagttcttttaaaaaattagatgTGTATTGTTTTGCAAGAGGGGCAAACTGACAGAACGTGACAGTGAAGGCCTTTTATGTTTTTTACAATGATGTTATATACAGCAGGCATTATATAATAGGTAGGTGTTTATGCATGTTTTGGCAATGTCTAGTAGTGCACAAATTTTGGAAACGGGTGCAAGAggaaattaataggatgttaaatataagctggacaattacaaagaaaGTGGCAATACAATTGTATctatacctaagaacgcctctacttaagaacttttctagataagaaccaggtatttaagattttttttgcctcttcttaagaaccattttctgcttaagaacccgagcccggaaaatttttccaggaaatttgagagcagcacgaagacctggccagtttcctgccattcccactttagtcctggccatctcgggcttttctggctgtcagaggagcctttcggtgacgcttaaggaggctttgcagTCCAGAgccaacaaagcattttcctttctctgggtgcctggagagggaataaaccactttgctgtcgTGACTCCTTCGTGCTGCTTCCCATACATTTGGTGGgaagttgcctcccggagcatctgggcacagaaaggcaaaagggggcgcttcgccccagcTGGATTGGTtttagccaaactgaggagtcaccacagtgaaggaaaggcaacaGCTACAAAGCGaatgaagaaagaagaggaagcaggtagcagcagcaacagcagccgccgcctttcgttcaaaggagcaggaggttcccccctctcgcctgcctgagtttctctctctggcacagtgtacgggaggcagccacgcgccgggtgtatgggaggtgtgtgctcttccttgccgcctcagagtccctattttttttttaaagccttaaagttttggatttttttcatttaGCTCACCTCACCTTCTGTCCTTtggtagcgactgtcctcctccccttcttcctcctcctcttcccacccaaattccgagcttttatttctttcctaatgggtttgaacgcattatttgctttactttgatttctatgggaaaaattgcttctacttacaaacttttctacttaaggacctggtcatggaacgaattaagttcttaagtagaggtgccactgtattagtAAAAAGGAATgatatgggagaatttagagaaattaaaATAACAGCTATAGGAAGTGCCCGAGCGGTAATAGttttacaaaattggtaccggtacatggtgaaccacattcagtttgaaattatggacatAAAGATGAATAtggttaatgaaaataaattgcgagaactgatgggacgatgagaAAGGGTTAGAGGTTATATGGCTAGTAGTATTTGAGACCTAGctacaaagaataaattggaattactttaaaatatgtaaatagacAGTTTGATCTtggtttaaaatattatatatacagcATACCCTCAATTTGGTGGTAAGGtttgaatgttgtttggtggtgggcacacAGATCACTGAGCATTGTGTTCTATGTAGTgtgtatgtttctattattataaaaattaataaaaaattattatatataataggTATCTTGTTTCCacctaaaataagacatcccttgataataagcccaatcaggcttttgaatgcatagcaataaggctgagtgcttatttcaggcttcaaaaaaatataagacagggtcttatttttggggaaatatgGTATATACCCAATGTCACATTTCCGCTCAAGTCCTCCTCCAAGGGACTTCCCTCCCCCTCTATCTCTTttgcctcccccccttcctctccctttttctctctcatgtatGGGTTCGACAAGAGAGAGGACTAAAATTTGTTATACGCACAGGTGGCCTTACCTATACCTGGAATTATCTCAGCTTAACTCCTACTGCTTCTCTCTTGGGGAAAGAGCCTTTCTCAAGGTTTTTTGTCTAGCTCTTTCCCAGCAACCAGGATTTCTTTTTCAAAAGCTAATCTCAAactttccttcctgggttgtgGGTGATGCTGTCTCATGTAGCCAGGCAATTTCCTGCATTCTGTTCTTGGGTGGAGTTCTCGTCCCTCTAggtcagggctgtcaaattcatggaaggccacatcagggttgtgtctgACCTTAGgaggagtgggcatggccaacatgATATCACTCATGTCTGGGGGGATGCCTGTGGTGGCTTGAGCTCTTtgtcagcaaaaacaggctcccaagctctgtttttagcTGGAAGAGCCTCCTACAACCCTCTGTCAGCAAAATGGATCTTGGAGGGGGCTGCGTGCAGTCCtcatgagctccatttttgatgGCAGAGGCAATGCGGgatagtccttcactgtttcgaAGGCAGTCCCATGGGCCAGATATCTAAGCATCCCaagggctggatctggcctgcgagccttgagtttgacatcccttctCTAGTCTTCACTTCACTTCTTCCAGAAAAGCCACACctgtactttttttttctcttcccaacTGAGAACAAGACTCTTCATACTTCTCCCACTTTTCTCTAAAGCCACTCTATTCAACTTCATTTTGTACAAATATCTTATTTCCTTTTATCTCTCTCCAACAGACTGCCAGCATGTCCCCCAGTAATTGAGGAGGTAGGTATCTCTCCCCACTTCCTAGCCCTCAAATTCCAGACAGGAACAATGGATGCTTACCATAGCTAGATCAGCTCAGCAGCCACCAAAACCTATATGCCCATGGAGTAAGTTATTATAATACTGTAATACAATTTCTAAGGTCACAAGTCTTAACTTCAACAGACTGTATACAGCATAATACAGTAAAACAACATACCAGGCTTGACATttcaaaaattcattttaaatttcTATGAAATCCCATTTTCTCTAGCACCACAATGACAGCAGTAAGATGGATTTCGTAATTTTCAGGGGATCGTTCTAGGGAAGTTGTGGACGTTAAGGAGCAAACAGTGTAGAAAAGCTACCCAATTTCTTTTACAGCCTTCATTTCATGAAAACATATCTGATCCAGCCTGATTTCAATGACGAGATTCTTCTGGACCAAATATGACATTCCTTTCTAGCAATTTCCCACAGTGATTCCCAATGTAGTTCACATTCATTCCACATATAAGACAGAAAACAACATTTTTAAAGACACAATATCTTACCATTTGGATGCCATATTTCTGTGATAAATTTCATTTTTGGCGGCCTGAGAGGATAGTCTTTTGGGAAAGTAAGATGAGCCTTGAAGACACCGCCTTCACTAAAGAAATTAAGAATATTTTCagtaatctgttttttaaaatagcaaagcCTCAAGTTATTTGTTGGCTTGAAAACAGTTGCTATAACATTCAAAATACTGATTATTGATTAAACAGatgtttttaatcttttaaattgCTTCCTATACATTCAATGCTTCCTCAGTGGGAATTAATACTGAAATTTCATAAGCCAGAATCCTGAAGTTTTTACTATAATCTAAATTCATTATTTTATAATTAAACCACTCTGCTCTGTATTGCAAACATCCATTGATTTTCAATGGGATTTATATCAAGTATAAATGATAAAAGATTCTGATCTTTAATTGACTATTCTCAAACCAAGTAGCATAGTATCACCAAAATTATATGTACAAAAAACACAGACTCTTGCATATACTGCAGTGTTTAAGTGATTCACttcctttttttgctttttatcttGGCAAAGACATAAACCAAATTGCTAGTCTAACCAATGAACCACAGCTAACATGAAGGTTAAAAACgtatgaaaaatataaatggcACAATAGTCCACCAAAAAATTGAAAACAGTAGGTTGTTTAACCCTCAACTTTGGGCAGTAATGTCTGAATTTGCATATGAggttttgagcatgtgcagaaactcaTTTGATATGATATAAAGCAGACTTCCACAACCTAAGCATCAAAATTCAATTACTGAAATTCTTAGTGATGGCCATATTCACTCATAATTTGGGGTCTGTGTGTGGAATTCAAACAACTGAACGGCACCCAAATTGGGGAAAGCTATTGTACAACCAAACTGtttgctatttaaaaaaataaataaattaaaaagatacCCTCTACCACAATGTTTCTGTTAAGGGAACATCTCTCCAAacttaaaggaaaggaaaaaagtagTTTGTGTGAATGCCCAGATAAACATTTGAATAATGAAAATCACTAGCAGTTTGTCATTCTTCTTCATGGTTGTTAAGTATCACACAAGGGTGAACAGGAAGCCCATTTACTGTAGAAAGGAAATCCTATACATTGAATGGAATGATAATGCCTCCCTTAAAATCATATGAGCTTTGGCTTAAATCTAGGCAGCTGTTACATACATATGGTGAAGGCTGCAATCAGGCAGACAGACAACAGAGGCCAGAGAGAAacacccattaaaaaaaaatcagatactaTCATGGTCCAGGTTGGCTGGTGGCTCACTGAA
This genomic window from Erythrolamprus reginae isolate rEryReg1 chromosome 1, rEryReg1.hap1, whole genome shotgun sequence contains:
- the UBE2G1 gene encoding ubiquitin-conjugating enzyme E2 G1 — encoded protein: MTELQSALLLRRQLAELNKNPVEGFSAGLIDDNDLYRWEVLIIGPPDTLYEGGVFKAHLTFPKDYPLRPPKMKFITEIWHPNVDKNGDVCISILHEPGEDKYGYEKPEERWLPIHTVETIMISVISMLADPNGDSPANVDAAKEWREDRNGEFKRKVARCVRKSQETAFE